Proteins encoded together in one Megalops cyprinoides isolate fMegCyp1 chromosome 20, fMegCyp1.pri, whole genome shotgun sequence window:
- the LOC118795528 gene encoding histone deacetylase complex subunit SAP130-like, which yields MSSQQFPRSGVPTPGLGQAQIPGAATTMVPGSQSNIAGSEDACRDADHGPRDHPPSGAGTMPFRDEKQETVVVRPYPQAHGQPLTLPQHLPIQPGTPVTVSAPPTHLPQGLPLAFTEGPMKSALKTPMPSRLIAPAPASSQGHLTVPPKVPGHVTVTMESSMPQTSAIPVATISGQQGHSSNLHHLMAANVQIIRSSTPALQIGSSPAPPHTFTSHLPRGAAAAAVMSSSKGPTVLRPATGPSTGAGQPTVQHIIHQPIQSRPVVTTSTAVLPAVVAPVSATRAQSPVITTAATHTAEMVHGRPGLTIHPPPATISIQRPPSSRDTTTRITLPSHPAIGAQKPQQPHTMAQKPIFSTVTPVAAATVAPILATNTVPSPTTTGSVPHTQMTTSNIVTMTMPSHSSHATAVTTSTIPVAKVVPQPIAHTSPRIQPDYPGERGNLINISGHRSSPNPVTMEARSDNRQPVPVQFQYFLPTYPSSPYPLTHTYTPITSSVSTIRQYPVTPQAPSSAMPAQTGVGVAPAVHLNSMQLMTVDRITQISTQGIQPAAMAAQGIQSAPIGAQGLHTSTPIGTQGIQPAPISAQQPQTEAKASVVLADGSTLVANPISNTFSATQPVTTVAQTHPQGGSAGAPTLVSSPRPSILRKKPANEGSAVRKNLIPAQPGEATSPRLDSAIRSASGSPRPAGVKPKPDIHVAIAPPVTATVEALPSQSGDQQQATPSPAQHPSQAIPTLLAATAPPSQPTAALSAIPAAMAVTPPIPASMANVVAPPTQPAASSTAACAISSTLPEIKIKQEVEPMDTSQPVPSVTPSAAPVLTPLSNSLGIAVGDMIPGASPRKKPRKQQHVISTEESEMMETNSTDEEKVTARPLSIRAEKRKSPPKEYIDEEGVRYVPVRTRPPVTLLRHYRNPWKAAYHHFQRYSDIRVKEEKKGTLQDVANQKGVVCRAQGWKIHLCAAQLLQLSSLEHDVYSRLTTLQEGLIPKKKGGADDDLHRINELIQGNMQRCKLVMDQITEARDAMMKVLDHKERVMKLLNKNGGTKKVSKLKRKDKA from the exons ATGAGCTCTCAGCAGTTTCCACGGTCCGGAGTACCTACCCCTGGCCTGGGACAAGCCCAGATACCAGGGGCAGCCACTACCATGGTGCCTGGAAGCCAATCAAACATAG CGGGGAGCGAGGACGCTTGCCGTGACGCTGACCACGGCCCGCGCGATCACCCCCCGAGCGGCGCGGGGACCATGCCTTTCCGCGACGAGAAGCAGGAGACCGTGGTGGTCCGGCCCTACCCCCAGGCCCACGGGCAGCCGCTGACCCTGCCCCAGCACCTGCCCATCCAGCCCGGCACCCCCGTCACCGTGTCGGCCCCGCCGACCCACCTCCCCCAGGGCCTGCCGCTGGCCTTCACGGAGGGACCCATGAAG TCTGCCCTGAAGACGCCCATGCCCAGTCGGCTCATTGCTCCTGCACCAGCCTCCAGCCAGGGTCACCTCACAGTGCCGCCCAAGGTGCCCGGCCATGTCACCGTTACCATGGAGAGCAGCATGCCTCAGACCTCGGCTATTCCCGTGGCAACCATAAGCGGACAGCAG GGACACTCCAGTAACCTGCACCACCTGATGGCGGCGAACGTGCAGATCATCCGGAGCAGCACGCCGGCCCTGCAGATAGGATCGTCCCCGGCCCCTCCGCACACCTTCACCTCCCATTTACCCAGAG GCgccgctgctgcagctgtgatgtCCAGCTCCAAAGGGCCCACCGTATTGCGGCCTGCCACGGGTCCGAGCACGGGAGCGGGCCAGCCCACCGTTCAGCACATCATCCACCAGCCCATCCAG TCACGCCCTGTCGTCACCACTTCCACGGCCGTGCTTCCTGCGGTGGTGGCCCCCGTCTCCGCCACCAGGGCCCAGTCCCCTGTCATCACCACAGCAGCCACCCACACCGCAGAGATGGTGCATGG GCGACCAGGGCTGACCATCCACCCCCCGCCGGCGACCATCAGCATACAGCGGCCGCCGTCGTCACGGGATACGACCACGCGCATCACGCTGCCCTCCCACCCCGCCATCGGGGCCCAGAAGCCCCAGCAGCCCCACACCATGGCGCAG aagCCAATCTTCAGCACTGTGACTCCTGTTGCCGCGGCAACAGTGGCCCCAATCCTGGCCACCAACACTGTGCCGTCACCCACCACCACAG GGTCTGTACCCCACACGCAGATGACCACCAGTAACATTGTCACCATGACGATGCCCTCCCATTCCTCCCACGCCACGGCAGTGACCACCTCCACCATTCCCGTGG CGAAAGTGGTGCCTCAGCCAATCGCCCACACCTCCCCCCGCATCCAGCCGGACTACCCCGGGGAGAGGGGGAATCTCATCAACATATCTGGCCACCGCTCTTCCCCCAACCCCGTCACCATGGAGGCCAGGAGTGACAACAG GCAACCTGTTCCAGTGCAGTTCCAGTACTTCTTGCCCACCTACCCTTCCTCTCCGTACCCTCTGACACACACCTACACGCCCATCACCAGCTCTGTCTCCACCATCCGCCAGTACCCAG TGACTCCCCAGGCCCCAAGCTCGGCCATGCCGGCCCAGACCGGCGTGGGCGTGGCGCCCGCAGTCCACCTGAACTCCATGCAGCTGATGACCGTGGACCGGATCACGCAGATCAGCACGCAGGGCATCCAGCCCGCCGCCATGGCGGCCCAGGGCATCCAGTCCGCACCAATCGGAGCGCAGGGTCTGCACACCTCCACGCCCATTGGCACACAGGGTATCCAGCCGGCGCCTATCAGCGCCCAGCAGCCGCAGACGGAGGCGAAGGCGTCAG TGGTCCTGGCAGACGGCTCCACTCTGGTGGCCAACCCCATCAGCAACACGTTCAGCGCCACCCAGCCCGTCACCACGGTGGCGCAGACGCACCCCCAGGGCGGCAGCGCCGGCGCGCCCACCCTGGTGTCCTCGCCGCGGCCCAGCATCCTCCGCAAGAAGCCCGCCAACGAGGG atCTGCCGTGAGGAAAAACCTGATCCCAGCGCAGCCGGGTGAAGCCACCAGCCCCAGGCTGGACAGTGCCATTAGGAGTGCATCGGGGTCCCCGCGGCCTGCAGG AGTGAAGCCCAAACCCGACATCCACGTGGCCATCGCCCCCCCGGTGACAGCCACCGTGGAGGCCCTGCCCAGTCAGAGCGGCGACCAGCAGCAAGCCACGCCTTCCCCCGCCCAGCATCCGTCCCAGGCCATCCCCACTCTCCTGGCGGCGACCGCGCCCCCGTCTCAACCCACCGCCGCGCTGTCCGCCATCCCCGCCGCCATGGCGGTCACCCCACCCATCCCCGCCTCCATGGCCAATGTTGTAGCCCCGCCCACCCAGCCTGCAGCCAGTAGCACCGCTGCCTGTGCCATCAGCTCCACCCTCCCGGAGATCAAGATAAAGCAGGAGGTGGAGCCTATGGATACGTCACAGCCAG TCCCCTCCGTCACCCCCAGCGCGGCCCCCGTTCTCACCCCCCTGAGCAACTCCCTGGGCATCGCCGTGGGCGACATGATCCCGGGCGCCTCGCCCCGGAAGAAGCCCCGCAAGCAGCAGCACGTCATCTCCACGGAGGAGAGCGAGATGATGGAGACCAACAGCACGGACGAGGAGAAGGTGACGGCGCGGCCCCTCAGCATCCGGGCGGAGAAGCGCAAGTCCCCCCCCAAGGAGTACATCG ACGAGGAAGGCGTCCGCTACGTGCCTGTGCGAACCCGCCCACCCGTCACCCTCCTCCGGCACTACCGCAACCCCTGGAAGGCCGCCTACCACCACTTCCAGAGATACAGCGACatcagggtcaaag AAGAGAAGAAGGGCACCCTGCAGGACGTGGCCAATCAGAAGGGCGTGGTGTGCAGAGCGCAGGGCTGGAAGATTCACCTGTGTGCTgcgcagctgctgcagctg TCGAGCCTGGAGCACGACGTGTACAGCAGGCTCACCACCCTCCAGGAGGGGCTGATCCCAAAGAAGAAGGGCGGGGCGGACGACGACCTTCACCGCATCAACGAGCTCATCCAG GGTAACATGCAGCGCTGCAAGCTAGTGATGGATCAAATCACCGAGGCCCGCGACGCCATGATGAAGGTGCTAGACCACAAGGAGCGGGTCATGAAGCTGCTCAACAAGAACGGCGGCACCAAGAAGGTGTCTAAGCTGAAGCGCAAGGACAAGGcatag
- the LOC118795308 gene encoding uncharacterized protein LOC118795308 isoform X2, protein MKNLRSQYARERRKTRFSPSDNCHVSSSKWYLLSALKFLEKSDAPLSSTAEVSAEVKDDRFHPGEVSTEEKANLTNELRNGHVTSAVTEKRIRLAQDERTDAVNVREPPAEDAFDIFGKFVASELRQMENAQMQKLARLRIQQVLVDVQMGTAVLAPPHNE, encoded by the exons atgaagaatttGAGAAGCCAGTACGCCAGAGAGAGACGAAAAACACGCTTTTCCCCGAGTGACAACTGTCACGTATCTTCATCTAAGTGGTACCTCTTGTCAGCACTGAAGTTCTTGGAGAAGTCAGATGCCCCCTTATCAAGCACTGCAGAAGTCAGTGCAGAG GTGAAAGATGACAGGTTTCACCCAGGTGAagtcagcacagaggagaaagcCAATTTGACAAACGAGCTGAGGAACGGTCATGTCACCAGTGCTGTCACAGAGAAACGGATACGGCTCGCACAAGACGAGAGGACAGACGCGGTGAATGTCAGGGAGCCTCCCGCTGAAGATGCCTTTGACATCTTTGGCAAATTCGTAGCCTCTGAACTGCGGCAAATGGAGAACGCCCAGATGCAAAAGCTGGCAAGACTGCGGATACAACAGGTGCTGGTGGACGTTCAAATGGGCACAGCTGTCCTCGCGCCTCCTCACAATGAGTAG
- the LOC118795308 gene encoding uncharacterized protein LOC118795308 isoform X1: MEGKEFWSRPKVEQLCNLWKTKPSLYNLDHACHDRWQKRRDSEEIAQHLGTTVEELLKKMKNLRSQYARERRKTRFSPSDNCHVSSSKWYLLSALKFLEKSDAPLSSTAEVSAEVKDDRFHPGEVSTEEKANLTNELRNGHVTSAVTEKRIRLAQDERTDAVNVREPPAEDAFDIFGKFVASELRQMENAQMQKLARLRIQQVLVDVQMGTAVLAPPHNE; encoded by the exons ATGGAAGGGAAAGAGTTCTGGAGCCGACCAAAAGTAGAGCAGCTCTGTAACCTATGGAAAACAAAGCCCTCGCTGTACAATCTAGACCATGCATGTCACGATAGGTGGCAGAAAAGACGCGATTCCGAAGAAATTGCTCAACATTTGGGCACAACCG TTGAAGAActcctgaagaaaatgaagaatttGAGAAGCCAGTACGCCAGAGAGAGACGAAAAACACGCTTTTCCCCGAGTGACAACTGTCACGTATCTTCATCTAAGTGGTACCTCTTGTCAGCACTGAAGTTCTTGGAGAAGTCAGATGCCCCCTTATCAAGCACTGCAGAAGTCAGTGCAGAG GTGAAAGATGACAGGTTTCACCCAGGTGAagtcagcacagaggagaaagcCAATTTGACAAACGAGCTGAGGAACGGTCATGTCACCAGTGCTGTCACAGAGAAACGGATACGGCTCGCACAAGACGAGAGGACAGACGCGGTGAATGTCAGGGAGCCTCCCGCTGAAGATGCCTTTGACATCTTTGGCAAATTCGTAGCCTCTGAACTGCGGCAAATGGAGAACGCCCAGATGCAAAAGCTGGCAAGACTGCGGATACAACAGGTGCTGGTGGACGTTCAAATGGGCACAGCTGTCCTCGCGCCTCCTCACAATGAGTAG